A DNA window from Acetilactobacillus jinshanensis contains the following coding sequences:
- a CDS encoding phosphoglycerate dehydrogenase → MKKVLIPSNYKNILTKLVRQDGFQPVCLKDQQPSTILAQAPDISGAMLMVGPFPGSLMKKLPNLKIVTRMGVGYDNVDYKAAAKQGIWATHTPGSNQVSVAENTVADILVLSKRLFTTSSLMRGEQPIANYKPRILKGKTVGVVGYGHIARQVIKMLSGFGVKILIWDRHPKTSKYGKFVDWKTLFTQSDYVTLHIPATADTTHCVNMKTFKMMKNSAFIVNFGRGTLINQTDMVNALKQHEIQGAALDVFEKEPLPKQSQLRQLPNVFITPHCAGKTVESHRKTAEMAERDVARVLNGKEPLYPVNQPK, encoded by the coding sequence ATGAAAAAAGTATTAATTCCTAGTAATTATAAGAACATTTTAACTAAGTTAGTAAGACAAGACGGCTTTCAGCCAGTCTGCTTAAAAGATCAGCAGCCGAGCACCATTTTGGCTCAGGCGCCTGACATCAGTGGTGCGATGTTGATGGTTGGTCCGTTTCCTGGTTCGTTAATGAAGAAGTTGCCTAATCTAAAAATCGTTACCCGAATGGGCGTTGGCTACGATAACGTTGATTACAAAGCAGCTGCTAAGCAGGGGATCTGGGCCACCCATACGCCTGGTTCTAACCAAGTTTCCGTTGCTGAAAACACGGTTGCCGATATTTTGGTGTTATCCAAGCGTCTTTTTACCACGTCATCTCTAATGCGTGGTGAACAGCCAATTGCCAATTACAAGCCCCGCATTTTAAAGGGGAAGACCGTCGGTGTCGTTGGTTACGGTCATATTGCTCGGCAGGTCATCAAGATGCTGTCCGGCTTTGGCGTTAAGATTTTAATCTGGGATCGTCACCCGAAGACTTCTAAATACGGTAAATTCGTTGACTGGAAGACGTTATTCACCCAGTCTGATTACGTAACGTTGCATATCCCGGCCACAGCTGACACAACTCATTGCGTCAATATGAAGACCTTTAAGATGATGAAGAATAGTGCCTTCATCGTTAACTTCGGTCGGGGAACTTTAATTAATCAGACTGACATGGTCAACGCTTTAAAGCAGCATGAAATTCAAGGTGCCGCATTAGACGTCTTTGAAAAAGAACCGTTACCGAAACAGAGTCAGCTCCGTCAGTTACCAAACGTCTTTATTACACCGCATTGTGCCGGAAAGACCGTCGAATCTCACCGTAAGACCGCTGAAATGGCTGAACGGGATGTCGCTCGAGTTTTAAACGGTAAGGAACCGTTGTATCCGGTTAACCAGCCTAAATAA
- a CDS encoding sugar porter family MFS transporter, with amino-acid sequence MSTSKNNNKMKFSTFLIFLIGALGGLLFGFDTGIISGASPLIETNFHLTITETGFITSSVLVGSAIGALCIGSLSDHYGRKRLLQWSAVLFLIGSALSMFAVGFVSMIIARIILGFAVGAASALTPAYLVELADTKHRGSLGTMFQLMITLGILLAYVSNLGFLHHNLLGVRDWRWMLGSALIPSLLLFFGSLILPESPRYLVKHGYISRARNILHKLRAGTSDDPDKELAGIEKLMSKKQGGLKTLFKIATPSILITIGLMFFQQFAGINAVIYFLPQIFIKSFHFATSDSIWISVGVGIVNFVSTVVAYKIMDHFNRKSVLIFGSIVMTVSLGLLAILNYTLSPSSTAVPTIILIMIYIVGFAVSWGPLVWVIMNEILPFSVRGVGAAIGSATNWICDFIVSQTLLTLLTFFGNNVGGPFAIYAILSFISMFFVIFLVPETRGKSLEQIETNEINRFHRKHAETK; translated from the coding sequence ATGTCTACATCTAAAAACAATAATAAGATGAAATTTAGTACGTTTCTGATCTTCCTGATTGGAGCCCTTGGTGGTTTACTGTTTGGGTTCGATACCGGGATCATTTCAGGTGCGTCTCCGTTAATTGAAACTAACTTTCATTTAACGATTACTGAAACTGGATTTATTACTTCATCGGTCTTAGTTGGTTCTGCAATCGGTGCCTTATGCATTGGTTCTTTATCAGACCACTATGGTCGTAAGCGATTACTTCAGTGGTCCGCCGTTCTATTCCTTATTGGTTCGGCATTATCGATGTTCGCTGTTGGCTTCGTATCAATGATCATTGCCCGTATCATCTTAGGCTTTGCCGTTGGTGCTGCTTCAGCATTAACACCTGCATACTTAGTTGAATTAGCTGATACCAAGCACCGTGGATCATTAGGGACCATGTTCCAATTAATGATCACCTTAGGTATTTTACTAGCTTACGTATCTAACTTAGGTTTCTTACACCATAACTTATTAGGTGTACGTGACTGGCGTTGGATGCTTGGTTCAGCTTTGATCCCATCCTTACTTCTATTCTTCGGATCATTAATTTTACCAGAATCACCACGTTACTTAGTTAAGCATGGGTACATAAGTCGAGCTCGTAATATTTTACATAAATTACGTGCTGGTACTAGCGATGATCCTGACAAGGAATTAGCTGGTATTGAAAAGTTAATGTCCAAGAAGCAGGGTGGCTTGAAGACATTATTCAAGATCGCTACACCATCTATTTTGATCACGATTGGTTTAATGTTCTTCCAGCAATTCGCTGGTATCAATGCCGTTATTTACTTCTTACCACAAATCTTTATTAAGTCATTCCACTTTGCAACGAGTGATTCAATTTGGATTTCCGTTGGTGTTGGGATCGTTAACTTTGTATCAACCGTTGTTGCTTACAAGATCATGGATCACTTCAACCGTAAGAGTGTCTTGATCTTTGGTTCCATTGTTATGACCGTATCATTAGGTCTCTTAGCAATCTTGAACTACACCTTGAGTCCTTCCTCAACAGCTGTTCCAACGATCATCTTAATCATGATTTACATCGTTGGCTTCGCTGTTTCATGGGGCCCATTAGTATGGGTAATCATGAACGAAATCTTACCATTCAGTGTCCGTGGTGTTGGTGCTGCCATTGGTTCCGCTACGAACTGGATCTGTGATTTCATCGTTTCACAAACCTTACTTACGTTATTAACATTCTTTGGTAATAACGTTGGTGGTCCGTTTGCTATTTACGCAATCCTTTCATTCATTTCAATGTTCTTCGTAATCTTCCTCGTACCAGAAACCCGAGGCAAATCCTTAGAACAGATTGAAACTAATGAAATCAATCGTTTCCACCGCAAGCATGCCGAAACTAAATAA
- the map gene encoding type I methionyl aminopeptidase, which translates to MITLKSPREIKMMWKSGQILAGVHKGLHKLIKPGIDTWDIEEFANHYIRDHGAFPSQIGFDGYKYATCISINDEVAHGIPRKGLKLKDDDVVKVDMCVNYKGFESDSCWCYGVGKCSKEVEHLMAVCHDAMYKGIEQAQPGNRLGDIGYACQHYIEDVNHMGDVKELIGHGIQPSIHEKPNVPAYGEKGQGLLIKPGMTFTIEPMVILGGTWHIKEHYVKKDDWTYYMSADGTKSAQYEATLAITKNGPWLLTSQDHKYDKKFMPDWVKDAD; encoded by the coding sequence TTGATTACGTTAAAATCCCCTCGTGAAATCAAAATGATGTGGAAGTCCGGCCAGATTTTAGCCGGCGTTCATAAGGGCTTACATAAGTTAATCAAACCGGGTATCGATACCTGGGACATCGAAGAATTCGCTAACCATTACATTCGAGATCATGGTGCTTTTCCATCCCAGATCGGTTTCGATGGCTACAAATACGCCACCTGTATTTCAATCAACGATGAAGTTGCCCACGGAATTCCGCGAAAAGGCTTAAAGCTTAAAGATGACGATGTCGTTAAGGTTGACATGTGTGTCAACTACAAAGGCTTCGAAAGTGATTCTTGCTGGTGCTACGGCGTTGGTAAGTGTTCTAAAGAAGTTGAACATTTGATGGCTGTTTGCCACGATGCCATGTATAAAGGTATCGAACAGGCTCAACCAGGTAACCGTTTAGGTGACATTGGTTACGCTTGCCAGCATTACATCGAAGACGTTAACCACATGGGTGACGTTAAAGAATTAATCGGTCATGGAATCCAGCCTTCCATTCATGAAAAGCCCAACGTACCGGCCTATGGTGAAAAAGGTCAGGGCTTATTAATCAAACCTGGCATGACTTTCACCATCGAACCAATGGTTATCTTAGGTGGTACTTGGCACATCAAGGAACATTACGTTAAGAAAGATGACTGGACCTACTACATGAGTGCTGATGGTACTAAGTCCGCTCAATACGAAGCTACCTTAGCCATCACTAAGAACGGTCCATGGTTATTAACTTCCCAGGATCATAAGTATGATAAGAAGTTCATGCCTGACTGGGTTAAAGATGCTGACTAA
- a CDS encoding alpha/beta hydrolase, whose amino-acid sequence MSKWLQHTIELIVVCVALIGVAVFYNTHQVSTGGHTTHHHLRTARQVASSDEVPTLYFHGLQGTARSTNHLIDTAARTDGQRAMIINVDRNGRLDCRGSIRKNMKHPLVQVNFLDNMAPVSRQVQWAHQILMLMKSKYHINKYNAIAHSAGAITVLETTDRYGTQKNVAHLSRFASIAGPYDGVIGMNDQPNQNTINRQGKPQIFYHSNRWYPGYEQLLRDSRHFPKGVKVLNIYGRIDRKVNADGYVTNVSARSLKYLLHGRDVSYEEVPIYGRYAEHSWLHHNSVVDRIVNRFIFNK is encoded by the coding sequence GTGAGTAAATGGTTACAACACACCATCGAATTAATCGTCGTCTGTGTCGCCTTAATCGGAGTGGCGGTGTTCTATAACACTCATCAGGTTAGCACCGGTGGTCACACTACCCACCATCACTTAAGAACGGCTCGTCAGGTTGCTAGTAGTGACGAAGTTCCGACCCTGTACTTTCATGGCTTGCAGGGGACCGCTCGCTCAACGAACCATTTAATTGATACCGCCGCTAGAACCGATGGCCAGCGAGCTATGATCATCAACGTTGACCGAAACGGTCGCTTAGATTGTCGTGGTAGTATTCGTAAAAATATGAAGCACCCGTTGGTTCAGGTCAATTTCTTGGATAACATGGCACCCGTTAGTCGGCAGGTTCAGTGGGCCCACCAAATTTTGATGCTAATGAAGTCAAAGTATCACATTAATAAGTACAATGCGATTGCCCATTCGGCCGGTGCAATTACTGTTTTAGAAACTACTGATAGGTATGGTACTCAGAAGAACGTGGCTCACTTGAGTCGTTTTGCTTCGATTGCCGGGCCGTATGATGGTGTGATTGGGATGAACGATCAACCTAATCAAAACACCATTAATCGTCAGGGAAAACCACAGATTTTTTACCACAGTAACCGTTGGTACCCAGGTTATGAGCAGTTGCTAAGAGACAGTCGTCACTTCCCGAAGGGCGTTAAGGTCTTAAATATCTACGGTCGAATTGATCGAAAGGTCAATGCTGATGGATATGTAACTAACGTGTCCGCTCGATCATTAAAGTATTTGCTTCACGGTCGTGACGTTAGCTATGAAGAAGTCCCGATCTACGGCCGTTATGCCGAACATAGTTGGTTGCATCACAATTCAGTCGTTGACCGGATCGTAAATCGATTTATTTTTAATAAATAA